A region of Salvelinus alpinus chromosome 6, SLU_Salpinus.1, whole genome shotgun sequence DNA encodes the following proteins:
- the LOC139577979 gene encoding golgin subfamily A member 6-like protein 22, translating into MEKEGMSMEKEGVSREKEGVSREEGVSSEMEGVSMEKEGVLREKEGVSREKEGVSREKESVSREKEGMSSEKEVMSREKEGMSSEKEVVSREKEGVSREKESVSREKEGMSSEKEVMSREKEGMSSEKEVVSREKEGMSSEKEVVSREKEGMSSETEDVSREKEVVSSETEDVSKEKEVVSREKEVVSREKEGMSSEKEVVSREKEGMSSETEGVSRQKEVVSREKEGMSREKEVVSREKEVVSREKEGVSSETEDVSREKEVVSREKEVVSREKEVVSREKEVVSREKEGVSSETEDVSREKEGVSRQKEVVSREKEVVSREKEVVSREKEGVSRQKEVVSREKEGMSSETEVVSREKEGMSSETEGVSREKEVVSREKEGMSSEKEVVSREKEGVSREKEGMSREKEVVSSEKEGMSSEKEVVSREKEVVSSEKEGVSREKEGMSSEKEVVSREKEVVSSEKEGMSSEKEVVSREKEVVSREKEVVSSETEDVSREKEVVSREKEVVSSETEDMSSETEVMSREKEVVSREKEGISSETEGVSREKEGVSREKEVVSSETEDVSREKEVVSREKEGISSETEGVSREKEVVSREKESGFRKTKDTTLKTLHLLC; encoded by the coding sequence ATGGAGAAGGAGGGTATGTCCATGGAGAAGGAGGGCGTGTCCAGGGAGAAGGAGGGCGTGTCCAGGGAGGAGGGCGTGTCCAGTGAGATGGAGGGCGTGTCTATGGAGAAGGAGGGCGTGTTGAGGGAGAAGGAGGGCGTGTCCAGGGAGAAGGAGGGCGTGTCCAGGGAGAAGGAGAGCGTGTCCAGGGAGAAGGAGGGCATGTCCAGTGAGAAGGAGGTCATGTCCAGGGAGAAGGAGGGCATGTCCAGTGAGAAGGAGGTCGTGTCCAGGGAGAAGGAGGGCGTGTCCAGGGAGAAGGAGAGCGTGTCCAGGGAGAAGGAGGGCATGTCCAGTGAGAAGGAGGTCATGTCCAGGGAGAAGGAGGGCATGTCCAGTGAGAAGGAGGTCGTGTCCAGGGAGAAGGAGGGCATGTCCAGTGAGAAGGAGGTCGTGTCCAGGGAGAAGGAGGGCATGTCCAGTGAGACGGAGGACGTGTCCAGGGAGAAGGAGGTCGTGTCCAGTGAGACGGAGGACGTGTCCAAGGAGAAGGAGGTCGTGTCCAGGGAGAAGGAGGTCGTGTCCAGGGAGAAGGAGGGCATGTCCAGTGAGAAGGAGGTCGTGTCCAGGGAGAAGGAGGGCATGTCCAGTGAGACAGAGGGCGTGTCCAGGCAGAAGGAGGTCGTGTCCAGGGAGAAGGAGGGCATGTCCAGGGAGAAGGAGGTCGTGTCCAGGGAGAAGGAGGTCGTGTCCAGGGAGAAGGAGGGCGTGTCCAGTGAGACAGAGGACGTGTCCAGGGAGAAGGAGGTCGTGTCCAGGGAGAAGGAGGTCGTGTCCAGGGAGAAGGAGGTCGTGTCCAGGGAGAAGGAGGTCGTGTCCAGGGAGAAGGAGGGCGTGTCCAGTGAGACAGAGGACGTGTCCAGGGAGAAGGAGGGCGTGTCCAGGCAGAAGGAGGTCGTGTCCAGGGAGAAGGAGGTCGTGTCCAGGGAGAAGGAGGTCGTGTCCAGGGAGAAGGAGGGCGTGTCCAGGCAGAAGGAGGTCGTGTCCAGGGAGAAGGAGGGCATGTCCAGTGAGACGGAGGTCGTGTCCAGGGAGAAGGAGGGCATGTCCAGTGAGACGGAGGGCGTGTCCAGGGAGAAGGAGGTCGTGTCCAGGGAGAAGGAGGGCATGTCCAGTGAGAAGGAGGTCGTGTCCAGGGAGAAGGAGGGCGTGTCCAGGGAGAAGGAGGGCATGTCCAGGGAGAAGGAGGTCGTGTCCAGTGAGAAGGAGGGCATGTCCAGTGAGAAGGAGGTCGTGTCCAGGGAGAAGGAGGTCGTGTCCAGTGAGAAGGAGGGCGTGTCCAGGGAGAAGGAGGGCATGTCCAGTGAGAAGGAGGTCGTGTCCAGGGAGAAGGAGGTCGTGTCCAGTGAGAAGGAGGGCATGTCCAGTGAGAAGGAGGTCGTGTCCAGGGAGAAGGAGGTCGTGTCCAGGGAGAAGGAGGTCGTGTCCAGTGAGACGGAGGACGTGTCCAGGGAGAAGGAGGTCGTGTCCAGGGAGAAGGAGGTTGTGTCCAGTGAGACGGAGGACATGTCCAGTGAGACGGAGGTCATGTCCAGGGAGAAGGAGGTCGTGTCCAGGGAGAAGGAGGGCATATCCAGTGAGACGGAGGGCGTGTCCAGGGAGAAGGAGGGCGTGTCCAGGGAGAAGGAGGTTGTGTCCAGTGAGACGGAGGACGTGTCCAGGGAGAAGGAGGTCGTGTCCAGGGAGAAGGAGGGCATATCCAGTGAGACGGAGGGCGTGTCCAGGGAGAAGGAGGTAGTGTCCAGGGAGAAGGAGAGCGGGTTTAGGAAGACTAAGGATACTACGCTTAAAACACTACATTTACTTTGTTAA